One Glutamicibacter halophytocola DNA window includes the following coding sequences:
- a CDS encoding plasmid mobilization protein — MALFSRKKTPAPARPRNPFVETPEQEAARREREAAEAAAAEASRVVYEPRKGGRPTVENPRTKRVSLSLSDQEHETLVAAAEGQRVSVWAREVLLDRLDTSEVSHIPGEVARLRADLGRVGSNLNQLVRAVNSGQTVSSAELLEAVEATREELARVRGELP; from the coding sequence ATGGCGTTGTTTTCTAGGAAGAAAACACCTGCCCCGGCCCGGCCGCGGAACCCGTTTGTTGAGACGCCGGAGCAGGAAGCTGCTCGGCGGGAACGGGAAGCGGCAGAGGCTGCTGCTGCCGAAGCATCGCGGGTGGTTTATGAGCCGCGCAAGGGTGGCCGGCCTACGGTGGAGAACCCTCGCACGAAGCGTGTCTCCCTGTCCTTGTCTGACCAGGAGCACGAAACTCTGGTCGCTGCGGCTGAAGGCCAGCGGGTGTCAGTGTGGGCACGTGAGGTATTGCTAGACAGGCTAGATACTAGTGAGGTAAGTCACATTCCTGGTGAAGTAGCTCGCTTGCGTGCGGATCTGGGCCGGGTGGGCTCAAACCTGAACCAGTTGGTGCGTGCGGTGAACTCTGGGCAGACCGTGTCCAGTGCTGAGTTGCTGGAGGCTGTGGAGGCGACGCGTGAGGAATTGGCGCGGGTGCGCGGTGAGCTGCCGTGA